A window of Nocardiopsis sp. Huas11 genomic DNA:
AGAGCCCCGAGGCCGGGAACGAGGCGGACGGCGGGTAGCACGGGAGACCGGCCGGGCCGAGAGCCCCGAGGAGCCAGGCGAGGCGCGCGGGGGCCGAAGGTTCCCGTGCCTTCGGCCCCCGGGACGTCCTAGCGCCCGGCTCTGAGCTCGGCCAGGACCTCACCGAAGCGGTCCAGACCCCAGTTGAGGTCCTCCTCGCTGATGACCAGCGGCGGCGACATCCGCACCGTCGAGCCGTGCGTGTCCTTGACCAGCACGCCGTGCTCGGCGAGCTTCAGGCACAGCTCCTTGCCCGTACCCAGCGCCGGGTCGACGTCGATGCCCGCCCACAGGCCGATGCTGCGCGCCGAGACCACCCCGTCGCCCTCGAACTCCTTGAGCCGGCGCTTGAGCACCTCGCCCAGGCGCCGCGCGTTCTCCAGGTAGGGCCCCTCGGTGAGCATGGTGACGACCTGCCGCCCCACGGCGCCCGCCAGCGGGTTGCCGCCGAACGTGCTGCCGTGCTGGCCGGGCTGGATCACCCCGAGGACGTCCTCGTCGGCGACCATGGCCGAGACCGGCAGGATGCCGCCGCCCAGCGCCTTGCCGAACAGATAGGCGTCGGGGACCACACCGGAGTGCTCGCAGGCCCGGATCGTCCCGGTCCGGCCGAGGCCCGACTGCACCTCGTCGGCGATGAACAGGACGCGTTCGCGGTCGCAGATCTCCCGGACCCGCGGCAGGTAGTCCGGCGGCGGCACGATGACGCCCGCCTCGCCCTGCACGGGCTCGATCAGCACGGCCGCCGTGGTGTGGTCGATCGCCTGCGCGATGGCCTCGGCGTCCCCGTAGGGCACCGAGCGGAACCCCGGCGTGTACGGGCCGAAGCCGGTCCTGGCCTCGGTGTCGGACGAGAACGAGATGATGGTGGTGGTGCGTCCGTGGAAGTTCGCGCCCGCCACGACGATGGTCGCCTGGTCCTGCGGGATGCCCTTGACCTCGTAGCCCCACTTGCGGGCCACCTTGATACCGGTCTCGACCGCCTCCGCGCCGGTGTTCATCGGCAGGACCTTCTCCTTGCCGACCATGTCGGCCAGGGCGCCGACCCACGGGCCGAACTGGTCGTTGTAGAAGGCGCGGCTGGTGAGCGTCACCCGGTCGATCTGCCGGTGCGCGGCGTCGAGGAGGTCGGGGTTGTGGTGGCCGAAGTTCATGGCCGAGTACCCGGCCAGACAGTCCAGGTACCGGCGTCCCTCGACGTCGTTCACCCAGGCTCCGCGGCCCTCGGCGATCACGACGGGCAGGGGTGCGTAGTTGTGCGCCGAACGCGCCTGTGCGAGCGCGATGTGATCCGCGCTGGTGAGTGCTTGTCCGCCCGGGTTTCCGGCGGAGTCCTGCTGGCCCAGATTCTGGGTGCTGCTCATCTAGCCGCTCCGATCACCATTGACCGTTGTCAGTCCTGAGATACCCACCGTCGGGCCCGGTAGAGCCCTCGGACGGGAAACCCTCAAGAGTTGAACAGATCACACCGCGCCCCCACAAGAGGTAAGCGATGTCACTCGCCGCGCCCCGGGCCGAAACCCCGGCCGCGCGGACCTCGAAAGCCCTCTGAGCGGGGCCGTCATATCCAGTGTGACCTGCGAGGAATCCTCTAGTGACGCGGTCCACAACCCCGGCGGCGATCGGGTCGGCCCCTGAGGGGTACCGTCGCGTGAAAGCCACTCGGCCGCCGTGATCCC
This region includes:
- the rocD gene encoding ornithine--oxo-acid transaminase, translated to MSSTQNLGQQDSAGNPGGQALTSADHIALAQARSAHNYAPLPVVIAEGRGAWVNDVEGRRYLDCLAGYSAMNFGHHNPDLLDAAHRQIDRVTLTSRAFYNDQFGPWVGALADMVGKEKVLPMNTGAEAVETGIKVARKWGYEVKGIPQDQATIVVAGANFHGRTTTIISFSSDTEARTGFGPYTPGFRSVPYGDAEAIAQAIDHTTAAVLIEPVQGEAGVIVPPPDYLPRVREICDRERVLFIADEVQSGLGRTGTIRACEHSGVVPDAYLFGKALGGGILPVSAMVADEDVLGVIQPGQHGSTFGGNPLAGAVGRQVVTMLTEGPYLENARRLGEVLKRRLKEFEGDGVVSARSIGLWAGIDVDPALGTGKELCLKLAEHGVLVKDTHGSTVRMSPPLVISEEDLNWGLDRFGEVLAELRAGR